The Deferribacter desulfuricans SSM1 genome contains a region encoding:
- a CDS encoding helix-turn-helix domain-containing protein — MNVNQLKKKYIKILKDENIYYLSYDELAEVSEISKNTLIAWMNRGKFKEGDDYVKLGKKGNKRSKKGKVLFKKEILLKIDNMKNTWGVEYSMKPNNIAEQIIRKGKEDFLTYEELADILRVTVSTVRKWMVQGKFKTGRDYIKLGSAKKSKVLFKREILDRIDKIFR, encoded by the coding sequence ATGAATGTAAATCAATTAAAGAAAAAATATATAAAAATATTAAAGGATGAAAATATATATTACTTAAGTTATGATGAGTTAGCAGAAGTTAGTGAAATATCAAAAAATACATTAATAGCTTGGATGAATAGAGGTAAATTCAAAGAAGGTGATGACTACGTTAAATTAGGAAAAAAAGGTAATAAGAGAAGTAAAAAAGGCAAAGTTTTATTTAAAAAAGAAATATTATTAAAAATAGATAATATGAAAAATACTTGGGGAGTGGAGTATAGTATGAAACCTAATAATATTGCAGAACAAATTATTAGAAAGGGAAAAGAAGATTTTTTAACTTACGAAGAATTAGCTGATATTTTACGTGTAACAGTATCTACTGTAAGAAAATGGATGGTTCAAGGCAAATTTAAAACTGGAAGAGATTATATAAAATTAGGTTCTGCAAAAAAGAGTAAAGTACTTTTTAAAAGAGAAATATTAGATAGAATAGATAAAATATTTAGATAA
- a CDS encoding helix-turn-helix domain-containing protein, whose product MARTVMQEIEYQKINKENYLTYDELANILKVSKYTLRNWVSECRFKAGRDYIKLGPHKKSILLFKKDILKRVNKIILSWEKKRSNKK is encoded by the coding sequence ATGGCCAGAACAGTAATGCAAGAAATTGAGTATCAAAAAATTAATAAAGAAAATTATTTAACTTATGATGAGTTAGCAAATATTTTAAAAGTAAGTAAATATACTTTAAGAAATTGGGTTTCTGAATGTAGATTTAAAGCTGGAAGGGATTATATAAAATTAGGACCTCACAAAAAAAGCATTTTATTATTTAAAAAAGATATTCTTAAACGTGTTAATAAAATAATATTATCTTGGGAGAAAAAAAGAAGTAATAAAAAATAA